In Methanomicrobia archaeon, the following proteins share a genomic window:
- a CDS encoding protein translocase SEC61 complex subunit gamma encodes MELKYDGLNTEEWSKKLKEYLRILKLAKRPKREEFFHIAKIAGAAMALIGAIGFAIYIMLTVLPQGL; translated from the coding sequence ATGGAACTGAAATACGACGGTCTGAATACCGAGGAATGGTCAAAGAAGCTGAAGGAGTATCTCCGGATACTGAAATTGGCGAAGCGGCCGAAACGTGAGGAATTTTTCCATATCGCAAAGATCGCAGGTGCCGCAATGGCGCTGATCGGTGCCATCGGGTTCGCGATTTATATCATGCTGACCGTCCTGCCGCAGGGGCTCTGA
- a CDS encoding transcription elongation factor Spt5 — protein MATIVAVKTTVNQEQAVASLIEGAIKEKPLAEHGLKAILVPDELRGYVLIEAEYPEMVEQIVQSIPHARGLVKGEMSLEEIEHFLTPKPSVTGIEEGNIVEIISGPFKGERARVKKVDEAHEEITIELFEAMVPIPVTIRGDSVRVLSREKREGEGE, from the coding sequence ATGGCTACGATTGTCGCCGTGAAGACAACGGTGAATCAGGAGCAGGCGGTGGCCTCGCTCATCGAGGGCGCGATCAAGGAGAAGCCGCTGGCAGAGCACGGTCTCAAGGCGATTCTCGTGCCGGATGAGCTCCGAGGCTACGTGCTGATCGAGGCGGAATATCCTGAGATGGTCGAGCAGATCGTCCAGAGCATTCCGCATGCGCGCGGCCTGGTCAAGGGCGAGATGAGCCTCGAGGAGATCGAGCACTTCCTTACACCAAAGCCTTCGGTCACCGGCATTGAGGAGGGTAACATCGTCGAGATCATCTCAGGGCCGTTCAAAGGTGAGCGTGCGCGTGTGAAGAAGGTGGACGAGGCGCATGAAGAGATCACGATCGAGCTCTTCGAGGCGATGGTCCCGATCCCCGTTACCATTCGGGGCGACAGCGTGCGCGTGCTGAGCAGAGAGAAGCGCGAGGGTGAGG